One window from the genome of Musa acuminata AAA Group cultivar baxijiao chromosome BXJ1-4, Cavendish_Baxijiao_AAA, whole genome shotgun sequence encodes:
- the LOC135672148 gene encoding MDIS1-interacting receptor like kinase 2-like: MSNLELLDLSRNGLIGRIPYQIGNCMKLHLLKLNNNNLSGSIPFEIGNLVYLQDALDISHNSLTGEIPTQFGKLLMLQNLNLSHNGLTGNLPSTFRDMRSMFIIDVSYNELEGPVPDNKHFQEAPVEWFVHNKGLCGVVKGLPPCASSTANEHHGSKHHTVIILSIVASMVVLLLLLLFVGIALRFLKRKKHRVQAVNNPIKQGTFSVLNFDGKVAYKDIIEATEDFDEKYLIGTGAYGSVYRAELSSGEVLAVKKIHLSEHENTVDEQPFQNEIETLTRIRHRNIVKLYGFCSSPHHKFLVYEYVERGSLGSVLRIEAAAAELDWVKRVNIVKDVARALSYMHHDCVPPIVHRDVTSNNILLDSEFKACVSDFGIARLLNPDTSNWSMLAGTHGYLAPELAYTMRLTTKCDVYSFGVITFELLVGTYPGDIISTLSSSSGQSLFVKDILDQRVSLPVDQVADEVAAALTLAIHCVDINPETRPTMKQIFEKLSAQPSPASLHALKFSDLMTREL; encoded by the exons ATGTCCAACCTTGAACTTCTTGATCTGTCGAGAAACGGCTTGATAGGTAGGATACCATATCAGATAGGAAATTGCATGAAACTCCATTTGCTGAAGCTTAACAACAACAACCTCAGCGGAAGCATTCCTTTTGAGATAGGCAATCTGGTGTACCTTCAAGACGCACTCGACATCAGCCATAACTCTTTGACAGGGGAGATACCAACGCAATTCGGTAAATTGTTGATGTTGCAAAATTTGAATCTATCACACAATGGCTTGACGGGTAATCTTCCATCAACTTTTAGGGATATGCGTAGCATGTTCATCATCGATGTCTCATACAATGAATTGGAGGGTCCAGTTCCCGATAACAAGCATTTCCAGGAAGCTCCAGTAGAGTGGTTTGTCCACAACAAAGGTTTGTGTGGGGTTGTCAAAGGTTTGCCTCCATGTGCTTCATCTACTGCAAATGAACACCACGGAAGTAAGCACCACACAGTCATTATCTTATCTATTGTTGCATCTATGGTCGTCTTACTTCTCTTGCTTCTGTTCGTCGGAATTGCTTTGCGATTCCTGAAGAGGAAGAAACACAGAGTGCAAGCTGTCAATAATCCCATCAAACAGGGTACATTCTCTGTATTGAATTTTGATGGAAAAGTTGCATACAAGGATATCATCGAAGCAACAGAAGATTTCGATGAGAAGTACTTGATCGGAACCGGTGCATATGGCAGTGTTTATAGAGCAGAATTATCAAGTGGAGAGGTGCTAGCAGTGAAGAAAATTCACCTGTCCGAACACGAGAACACGGTGGACGAGCAACCCTTTCAGAATGAGATAGAAACTCTTACTCGAATCCGACATCGCAATATTGTCAAACTTTACGGATTCTGCTCCTCTCCTCACCACAAGTTTCTCGTGTACGAGTACGTGGAGAGAGGGAGTTTGGGATCCGTCCTCAGAatcgaagcagcagcagcagaattaGACTGGGTGAAGAGGGTGAATATTGTCAAAGATGTGGCTCGTGCTCTCTCCTACATGCATCATGATTGTGTTCCACCTATCGTTCATCGAGATGTAACCAGCAACAATATTCTACTGGATTCAGAATTCAAGGCTTGTGTTTCTGACTTCGGCATTGCTCGACTCCTGAATCCAGATACCTCAAACTGGAGCATGCTTGCCGGCACGCATGGTTACTTGGCACCAG AGCTCGCTTATACAATGAGACTGACCACCAAATGCGATGTGTATAGTTTTGGGGTGATCACATTCGAGTTGCTAGTGGGAACTTACCCAGGAGATATCATTTCTACCCTATCATCTTCCTCCGGCCAAAGCCTGTTTGTGAAAGATATATTAGACCAGCGTGTATCACTTCCGGTTGACCAAGTTGCAGATGAAGTAGCTGCAGCTTTAACATTGGCGATCCATTGCGTTGACATCAACCCAGAAACTCGCCCGACGATGAAGCAGATCTTTGAAAAGTTATCGGCGCAGCCGAGCCCGGCATCTCTCCATGCATTGAAGTTTTCTGATTTGATGACTCGAGAATTATGA
- the LOC135672149 gene encoding probable leucine-rich repeat receptor-like protein kinase At1g35710 → MACQLRRSSLSTTLLLLVFLSPFVVLVRAASVLGFQGRALLHWKSTLRSPQLLASWNVDSSPCNWTGVACNIARNGRLVISEIQLPNMSLAGPLDALNFSAFRSLANLNLSYNQLNGNIPPTISALSNLVSLDLAANRFTGRIPVEIGSVRALQFLNLSQNQISGPIPPSLSNLSRLTDMQLEKNMITDVIPEELGRLRKLTILDLWANQLNGSIPPSLGNLTNLYMLELAQNQLTGFIPRELGHLINLVHFSLSNNSLTGPIPSSVGNQSKLEILYLWMNELSGSMPPEIGKLHQLTNLSLEVNKLSGQIPPSIGISRNLIDLRLSYNHLSGPLPPEMNNITDMQRRSPTDPNAEQQQLPRSHSRNIEELYEPKECSSAS, encoded by the exons ATGGCATGTCAACTACGCAGAAGTTCTCTCTCCACCACACTACTCCTACTAGtatttctctctccttttgtTGTTCTTGTAAGAGCAGCTTCCGTGCTGGGGTTCCAAGGGAGAGCTCTACTCCATTGGAAGTCCACACTCCGAAGTCCGCAGTTGCTCGCGTCCTGGAACGTCGACTCCAGTCCATGCAATTGGACTGGGGTTGCATGCAACATCGCACGCAATGGGCGCTTGGTCATCTCCGAGATACAGCTGCCAAATATGAGCTTAGCGGGGCCACTCGATGCTCTTAATTTCTCGGCGTTCCGATCGCTTGCCAATCTCAACCTCAGCTACAACCAGCTGAACGGGAACATTCCCCCTACCATTTCGGCTCTCTCCAACCTCGTATCTCTTGATCTGGCTGCTAACAGGTTCACAGGCAGAATTCCTGTCGAGATTGGTTCCGTGAGGGCGCTTCAGTTCCTAAATCTTAGCCAGAATCAGATAAGTGGTCCTATACCTCCGTCTCTGAGCAACCTTAGTAGGCTTACAGACATGCAACTAGAAAAAAATATGATTACGGATGTCATCCCTGAGGAGTTGGGGAGACTTAGAAAGTTGACCATCCTTGATCTCTGGGCAAACCAACTCAATGGTTCCATCCCTCCTAGTTTAGGAAACTTGACAAACCTCTACATGTTGGAACTCGCTCAAAATCAATTAACGGGATTCATTCCTAGAGAACTAGGACACCTAATAAACCTGGTGCACTTCTCGCTCTCTAATAATAGCCTAACAGGTCCCATCCCTTCATCGGTGGGAAATCAGAGCAAGTTGGAGATCCTTTACCTTTGGATGAATGAATTGTCAGGTTCTATGCCTCCAGAAATTGGAAAGCTGCACCAACTCACTAACTTGTCTCTCGAAGTGAACAAACTCTCAGGCCAAATCCCACCATCAATTGGTATCTCAAGGAACCTCATCGATCTACGCTTATCCTATAACCATTTGTCTGGTCCTTTGCCTCCGGAGATGAACAACATTACAG ATATGCAAAGGAGGAGCCCTACGGATCCTAATGCTGAGCAACAACAGCTTCCAAGGTCCCATTCCCGCAACATTGAAGAATTGTACGAGCCTAAAGAATGTTCGTCTGCATCATAA